Proteins encoded in a region of the Aliivibrio fischeri ATCC 7744 = JCM 18803 = DSM 507 genome:
- a CDS encoding FG-GAP repeat protein: MKKIIILTLFWSLFACNSEDTGLPDQANKSIPPSSFNFHEISALTNHVKTYIFEWDKSRNTAYYTLCEKNIDYKDNCKILKDHIIGNSVMYELKTLLTPKLLEKEFFIIAKNGSKSRLSNLNSIKKSEYLKSIGILQDTNIEENAFFGRSITYSQETKTLAIGAFGAAHSKGKVFIYKKQNNFWVQTSELTPNDLTDGARFGISNALSRDGKTLIIGADYYSTEEPGRVYVYKNLNNTWILDTILTQNINSDSFGRYVTISDNGLTIAIASPDQNNSVGAAYLYTKTGEAWSIQSIKASYNDPYGPNRFGSSIDLNAHGDIVAIGSLGEGQTNLGGVYIFKKEGKKWTEIIRLKTPTPTQGKQYHFGQSVSLDNAGTTLAIGAPKDNLSGSVYIFKEKNSNWFQEQNITLDGLQPEDNFGYRVKLSGDGDNLIVSAFTDDSSAIFSDDNLTKDSGAVYLYKKTSSSWIFNAYLKSPLNQKNGHFGLGMDINDDGSQVFIGARREFNQQGRVYLY; this comes from the coding sequence ATGAAAAAAATAATCATACTCACCCTATTTTGGAGCTTATTTGCTTGTAATAGTGAAGATACTGGATTACCTGACCAAGCAAATAAAAGTATCCCTCCGAGCTCTTTTAACTTTCACGAAATTTCAGCCTTAACAAATCATGTTAAAACATATATTTTCGAATGGGATAAGAGTAGAAACACGGCTTACTATACCTTATGCGAAAAAAACATTGACTATAAGGATAATTGTAAAATCCTTAAAGATCACATTATTGGAAATTCTGTTATGTATGAATTAAAAACTCTACTAACACCAAAGCTATTAGAAAAAGAATTTTTCATCATTGCGAAAAATGGAAGCAAATCAAGACTAAGTAATTTAAATAGTATAAAGAAAAGTGAATACTTAAAATCAATTGGAATTCTTCAAGATACAAACATAGAGGAGAACGCTTTTTTTGGTCGTTCAATAACATATAGCCAAGAAACAAAAACCTTAGCCATTGGAGCTTTTGGAGCAGCACACTCAAAAGGAAAAGTTTTCATATACAAAAAACAAAACAATTTTTGGGTACAAACATCAGAATTAACTCCTAATGATTTAACTGATGGTGCCCGCTTTGGTATATCAAACGCTTTAAGCAGAGATGGAAAAACATTAATTATTGGTGCAGATTACTATTCAACAGAGGAACCGGGTAGAGTTTATGTATACAAAAATCTAAACAACACTTGGATTCTAGATACAATTCTAACTCAAAATATAAATAGTGATTCATTTGGAAGATACGTGACTATATCAGATAACGGGTTAACTATCGCCATAGCTTCGCCAGACCAAAATAACTCTGTAGGTGCCGCTTATCTTTATACTAAAACAGGAGAAGCATGGTCAATACAAAGTATAAAAGCGTCATATAATGATCCTTACGGCCCTAACCGATTTGGGAGTTCTATAGATCTAAATGCTCATGGAGATATTGTTGCTATTGGCTCACTAGGGGAAGGTCAAACCAATTTAGGTGGAGTATATATCTTTAAAAAAGAAGGAAAAAAATGGACAGAAATTATTAGACTAAAAACTCCTACTCCAACACAAGGAAAGCAATATCACTTTGGGCAATCAGTCTCGTTAGATAATGCAGGTACAACTTTAGCTATTGGTGCTCCAAAAGATAACCTCTCAGGCAGTGTTTATATATTTAAGGAAAAAAATAGCAATTGGTTCCAAGAACAAAATATTACACTCGATGGTCTACAACCAGAGGATAATTTTGGTTATAGAGTTAAATTAAGTGGAGATGGTGATAATTTAATCGTTAGTGCATTTACTGATGATTCAAGTGCTATATTTTCAGATGATAACTTAACTAAAGATAGTGGTGCTGTTTATTTATATAAAAAAACAAGCAGCTCGTGGATATTTAACGCTTATTTAAAATCACCTTTAAATCAAAAAAATGGTCACTTTGGTTTAGGAATGGACATTAATGATGATGGCTCTCAAGTCTTTATTGGAGCTAGGCGAGAATTTAATCAGCAAGGAAGAGTGTACTTGTATTAA
- the speD gene encoding adenosylmethionine decarboxylase — MDSQGYHYLIDIECESPHLNNEKILKDNFNNILNESEFNIVGFLDKKFTGEGGVTGVFLLSESHLSYHTYPENNYISIDLYTCGKDPTKEDLNKIKSIFNPITSLNISRLKRGINGNTFKTT; from the coding sequence ATGGATAGTCAAGGTTATCATTATTTAATTGATATAGAGTGTGAAAGTCCACATCTCAACAACGAGAAGATTTTAAAAGACAACTTCAATAACATTCTAAATGAATCAGAATTTAATATCGTTGGTTTTTTAGATAAGAAGTTTACTGGAGAAGGCGGTGTAACAGGAGTATTCTTACTTTCTGAATCGCATCTTTCGTATCACACATACCCAGAAAACAATTACATAAGTATAGATCTTTACACTTGTGGTAAAGATCCAACAAAAGAAGACTTAAACAAAATAAAAAGCATATTTAATCCAATAACCAGTCTAAATATTTCACGATTAAAAAGGGGGATAAATGGAAATACATTTAAGACCACATAA
- a CDS encoding Tc toxin subunit A, which translates to MTPPGQLTEAAYFLGTLTRLGHSSVFDITRVSRSRFIHRYDRKLRGNVGVIYGRAASFTNQVVHQYRKQKLRKNINTQKNARDANGKVTKNADTSSTDLPCYADLFPESWLDFCRESAVESVGSPVSYLVDLYRFTQEIEADGSWNSITLAKRRPDIAQLQLNYDTTYQEL; encoded by the coding sequence GTGACTCCCCCAGGACAGCTCACCGAGGCAGCGTATTTCTTAGGCACCTTAACTAGATTAGGGCATTCCTCTGTATTTGATATTACTCGTGTTTCCAGATCACGTTTTATTCACCGCTATGACCGTAAGTTGCGTGGTAATGTGGGGGTAATTTATGGTCGAGCAGCTAGCTTTACTAATCAAGTTGTTCATCAGTATAGAAAACAGAAACTACGTAAAAATATTAACACACAAAAAAACGCTAGAGATGCTAATGGTAAAGTCACGAAAAATGCTGATACAAGTTCTACTGATTTACCCTGTTACGCGGACCTATTTCCAGAATCATGGTTAGATTTTTGCCGAGAAAGTGCAGTTGAATCTGTGGGTTCTCCTGTTAGCTATTTGGTCGATCTTTATAGATTTACACAAGAAATTGAAGCTGATGGTAGTTGGAACTCCATCACGCTAGCTAAGCGTCGACCGGATATAGCACAACTCCAACTTAATTATGATACTACTTATCAGGAGTTGTAG
- a CDS encoding RHS repeat domain-containing protein translates to MSTSLFSNTPSVTVLDNRGLSVRDIAYYRHPDEPTTIQARITHHQYNTRGSLEQSADPRLHQSGKANFHYLTDLTGQVLRTQGVDNGTSVSLSDAAGRAFIAVSNISTAVDGLEDTSQAVTRTWQYENVSLPGRPLSITEQVTGGTARITERFVYASNTEAEKAQNLAGQCISHYDTAGLAQTNSIALTGEPLSISRRLLNDVDNPDVVADWLGGDASVWNDQLSNESYISLTMGDATGAVLTTTDTKGNVQRVAYDVSGLMSGSWLTLKGGVEQVIVKSLTYSAGGQKLREEQGNGVVTTYSYEPETQRLIGIRAERPTGHALGAKVLQDLRYEYDPVGNVLKINNDAEETRFWRNQKVVPENAYTYDSLYQLVKATGREMANAGQQNSLPSAIIPFSSDSSAYTKYTRTYTYDEVGNLTQVKHSSPATSNNYTTTMTVSDSSNRSVQSTLTENVSDVDGFFTVGGQQNQLQLGQYLIWTPRNELLKVTPVVRDSDVDDVESYRYDAGSQRLLKVSKQKAANSVQTLRALYLPGIELRSVAQGSTETENLQVITIGEAGRAQVRVLHWENGRPEDISNDQVRYSYDNLIGSSALEVDGDGKVISMEEYYPYGGTAILTARNQAEVNYKTVRYSGKERDATGLYYYGYRYYQPWVGRWLSSDPAGTIDGLNLYRMVRNNPVIFADLDGLRPDSRNQLPGSHLYKPNLRTGEDRNLRDASLLIPSSMENAVAKGSPIKLKEALTEHALSTTPLLTDLINFSKVPMDDTTKNILTNKSLAGGILAFNAIRFSMSVNNNVNALRIVDKETSTHQIGSGGTLAYWAPQGGYVDIPAHPKNGKPELVFTPGFSGCTFVADKLNENTIRVRHVQGGKEDLEYNNLAADEHGQGMIDAMEYRDYGYHYDVKERLMENIKGSAFMIYKNERWNIRYQSLANAPGISSLKEESVGLFQKRPQLKGAICYSEGGGVVKNKVIPLHF, encoded by the coding sequence ATGAGTACATCATTATTCAGCAATACCCCCTCAGTCACGGTTTTAGATAACCGTGGGCTGTCAGTGCGTGATATCGCATACTACCGCCACCCTGATGAGCCAACTACGATACAGGCACGCATTACGCATCATCAGTACAATACTCGTGGCTCTCTAGAGCAAAGTGCAGACCCTCGTTTGCACCAGAGCGGAAAGGCAAACTTCCATTATTTGACCGACCTGACAGGTCAGGTTTTACGTACTCAGGGCGTAGATAATGGCACCTCAGTTAGTCTCAGCGATGCCGCTGGACGAGCTTTTATTGCGGTCAGCAATATAAGCACAGCTGTCGATGGCTTGGAGGACACTAGCCAAGCGGTGACTCGAACTTGGCAATATGAGAATGTATCATTACCAGGTCGTCCACTGAGTATCACAGAGCAAGTTACAGGAGGGACCGCCCGTATCACAGAGCGATTTGTGTATGCGAGTAATACTGAGGCAGAAAAAGCCCAAAACCTTGCAGGGCAGTGCATTAGTCACTACGACACCGCTGGCTTAGCTCAGACCAATAGCATTGCTCTGACGGGAGAGCCTCTCTCTATCAGTCGCCGTTTATTGAACGATGTTGATAATCCGGATGTTGTAGCAGACTGGCTGGGGGGAGATGCCTCTGTTTGGAATGACCAGCTTAGCAACGAAAGCTATATCAGCCTAACCATGGGGGATGCCACTGGTGCAGTACTGACCACGACAGATACGAAAGGCAATGTACAACGTGTAGCATACGATGTATCGGGTCTGATGTCAGGCAGCTGGCTAACTCTGAAAGGAGGAGTGGAACAAGTCATTGTAAAATCCTTGACGTATTCGGCGGGAGGACAAAAGCTGCGTGAAGAGCAGGGTAACGGTGTGGTCACGACATACTCATATGAGCCAGAAACGCAGCGTTTAATCGGGATAAGAGCAGAGCGTCCGACAGGGCATGCTCTTGGAGCCAAGGTGTTACAGGACCTCCGTTACGAGTATGACCCAGTAGGTAATGTGTTGAAGATCAATAATGACGCAGAAGAGACACGGTTCTGGCGTAATCAGAAAGTGGTGCCAGAAAATGCCTATACTTACGATAGCCTCTACCAGTTAGTCAAGGCGACAGGTCGTGAAATGGCCAATGCTGGTCAGCAAAACAGTCTACCGTCCGCAATAATCCCCTTCTCTTCAGACAGCTCAGCGTACACAAAATACACCCGCACTTATACTTATGACGAGGTGGGCAACTTGACACAGGTCAAGCACAGTTCGCCGGCAACGAGCAATAACTATACAACCACGATGACTGTAAGCGACAGCAGTAACCGAAGTGTACAGAGTACGCTGACGGAAAACGTTTCGGACGTCGATGGGTTCTTTACCGTGGGCGGTCAACAAAACCAACTGCAATTAGGACAATACCTTATCTGGACGCCGCGCAACGAATTACTGAAGGTAACGCCAGTGGTGCGCGATAGTGACGTAGATGACGTAGAGAGCTATCGCTATGATGCAGGCAGCCAACGCCTTTTAAAAGTCAGCAAACAAAAGGCAGCGAACAGTGTACAGACATTGCGGGCACTTTATTTACCAGGGATAGAGTTACGCAGTGTCGCGCAGGGCAGCACAGAAACGGAAAACTTGCAGGTTATTACTATAGGTGAGGCCGGTCGGGCTCAGGTACGAGTGTTGCATTGGGAAAATGGTAGGCCAGAAGACATTAGTAATGACCAAGTCAGGTACAGTTACGATAATCTAATTGGCAGCAGCGCCCTGGAGGTCGATGGTGATGGTAAGGTTATCAGCATGGAGGAGTATTATCCGTATGGGGGTACCGCTATTTTAACAGCGCGCAATCAGGCGGAAGTGAACTATAAAACGGTCCGCTACTCGGGCAAAGAGCGTGATGCAACCGGTTTGTATTACTATGGTTATCGATACTACCAGCCTTGGGTGGGCCGATGGCTCTCCTCAGATCCGGCAGGCACCATTGATGGTCTAAATCTGTACAGGATGGTAAGAAATAACCCGGTGATATTTGCTGATCTTGACGGACTCAGACCAGATTCACGAAATCAACTCCCTGGGAGTCATCTTTATAAGCCAAATTTAAGAACCGGAGAAGACAGAAACCTGCGTGATGCATCGCTCTTAATTCCATCCAGTATGGAAAATGCCGTTGCTAAAGGGAGTCCCATAAAGCTGAAAGAAGCATTAACAGAACATGCGCTTAGCACGACTCCATTATTAACTGATCTTATCAATTTTAGCAAGGTTCCTATGGATGATACAACTAAGAATATACTCACTAATAAAAGTCTGGCCGGAGGCATACTGGCGTTTAACGCAATACGTTTTTCAATGAGTGTAAATAATAATGTCAACGCATTGCGAATTGTTGATAAAGAAACATCAACCCATCAAATTGGAAGTGGTGGAACTTTAGCATATTGGGCTCCACAAGGGGGATATGTAGATATCCCTGCACATCCTAAAAACGGTAAGCCAGAACTCGTGTTTACCCCCGGATTCAGTGGATGTACTTTTGTAGCGGATAAATTAAACGAAAATACTATTCGAGTTAGACACGTACAGGGAGGAAAGGAAGACTTGGAGTATAACAACCTAGCTGCCGATGAACATGGACAGGGTATGATCGACGCCATGGAATATCGCGATTATGGTTACCATTATGATGTCAAGGAACGTTTAATGGAAAATATAAAGGGCTCGGCATTTATGATATATAAAAACGAACGGTGGAATATAAGATACCAGAGCCTTGCTAACGCCCCCGGAATTTCATCATTAAAAGAAGAGTCTGTTGGCTTATTTCAAAAGCGACCGCAACTGAAAGGCGCCATTTGCTATAGCGAAGGGGGAGGTGTTGTTAAGAACAAAGTCATACCATTACATTTTTAA
- a CDS encoding RHS repeat-associated core domain-containing protein translates to MNTSLFSNTPSVTVLDNRGLSVRDIAYYRHPDEPTTTQARITHHQYNIRGSLEQSADPRLHQSGKANFHYLTDLTGQVLRTQGVDNGTSVSLSDAAGRAFIAVSNISTAVDGLEDTSQAVTRTWQYENVSLPGRPLSITEQVTGGTARITERFVYASNTETEKGHNLAGQCMSHYDTAGLIQTNSIALTGEPLSISRRLLNDVDNPDVVADWQGGDASVWNDRLSNESHTTLTMGDATGAVLTTIDTKGNVQRVAYDVSGLMSGSWLTLKGKAEQTIVKSLAYSAAGQKLREEQGNGVVTAYSYEPETQRLIGIKTERPTGHALGAKVLQDLRYEYDPVGNVLKINNDAEETRFWRNQKVEPENTYTYDSLYQLVKATGREMANAGQQNSHLPSAIIPFSSDSSAYTKYTRTYTYDEVGNLTQVRHSSPATGNNYTTTMTVSDSSNRSVQSTLTENVSDVDGFFTVGGQQNQLQLGQYLIWTPRNELLKVTPVIRDGDVDDVESYRYDAGSQRLLKVSKQKAANSVQTLRALYLPGVELRSVAQGSTETENLQVITIGEAGRALVRVLHWENGRPEDISNDQVRYSYDNLIGSSALEVDGDGKVISMEEYYPYGGTAILTARSQAEVNYKTVRYSGKERDATGLYYYGYRYYQPWVGRWLSSDPAGTVDGLNLYRMVRNNPVSMKDKDGRVAEWLDLAYPHKSCEIVDLMYKNNPKLKQYHQNFTEETKKILDETNANESILKGQKNAKMREKKSRDMTFTNAKLKTYAAHAGFLNLSSSETPIFRSGFVNLPGSLRNKNTFPGVRLIEPKIRRGFDEYSPEKLKTSEKWKPEISLGYYQVKDLDAFINGVKDLYSSSGSKLHDIVEGRIRNHITNNNNILPKMAGIAGLHAEVQALNHIVSMSDAEGTTASKLSSSYIYTQRLVGDRNKDFPACHNCSGIINGLENVMTGRVKDHTRLLRRKSI, encoded by the coding sequence ACGCATCATCAGTACAATATTCGTGGCTCTCTAGAGCAAAGTGCAGACCCTCGTTTGCACCAGAGCGGAAAGGCAAACTTCCATTATTTGACCGACCTGACAGGTCAGGTTTTACGTACTCAGGGCGTAGATAATGGCACCTCAGTTAGTCTCAGCGATGCCGCTGGACGAGCTTTTATTGCGGTCAGCAATATAAGCACAGCTGTCGATGGCTTGGAGGACACTAGCCAAGCGGTGACTCGAACTTGGCAATATGAGAATGTATCATTACCAGGTCGTCCACTGAGTATCACAGAGCAAGTTACAGGAGGGACCGCCCGTATCACAGAGCGATTTGTGTATGCTAGTAATACGGAAACTGAAAAAGGTCACAACCTTGCAGGTCAGTGCATGAGTCACTACGACACCGCTGGCTTAATTCAGACCAATAGCATTGCTCTGACGGGAGAGCCTCTCTCTATCAGTCGCCGTTTATTGAACGATGTTGATAATCCGGATGTTGTAGCAGACTGGCAGGGGGGAGATGCTTCTGTTTGGAATGACCGGCTCAGTAACGAAAGCCATACCACCCTAACCATGGGGGACGCCACTGGTGCAGTACTGACCACGATTGATACGAAAGGCAATGTACAACGTGTAGCGTACGATGTATCGGGTCTGATGTCAGGCAGTTGGCTGACCCTGAAAGGGAAAGCAGAACAAACTATTGTAAAATCCTTGGCGTATTCAGCGGCAGGACAAAAGCTGCGTGAAGAGCAGGGTAACGGTGTGGTCACGGCATACTCATATGAGCCAGAAACGCAGCGTTTAATCGGGATAAAAACAGAACGCCCTACAGGACATGCTCTTGGTGCGAAGGTATTACAAGACCTTCGTTATGAGTATGATCCAGTAGGCAATGTGTTGAAAATCAATAACGACGCAGAAGAGACACGCTTCTGGCGTAATCAGAAAGTCGAACCGGAAAATACTTATACTTACGATAGCCTCTATCAATTGGTCAAGGCGACTGGTCGTGAAATGGCCAATGCTGGTCAGCAAAACAGTCACTTACCGTCCGCAATAATCCCCTTCTCTTCAGACAGCTCAGCGTACACAAAATACACTCGCACTTATACTTATGACGAAGTGGGTAACTTGACACAGGTCAGGCACAGTTCGCCGGCAACGGGCAATAACTATACAACCACGATGACCGTAAGCGACAGCAGTAACCGAAGTGTACAGAGTACGCTGACGGAAAACGTTTCGGACGTCGATGGGTTCTTTACCGTGGGCGGTCAACAAAACCAACTGCAATTAGGACAATACCTTATCTGGACGCCGCGCAACGAATTACTGAAGGTAACGCCAGTAATACGCGATGGTGACGTAGATGACGTAGAGAGTTACCGCTATGATGCAGGCAGCCAACGCCTTTTAAAAGTCAGCAAACAAAAGGCAGCGAACAGTGTACAGACATTGCGGGCACTTTATTTACCAGGGGTAGAGTTACGCAGTGTCGCGCAGGGCAGCACAGAAACGGAAAACTTGCAGGTTATTACTATAGGTGAGGCCGGTCGGGCTCTGGTACGAGTGTTACACTGGGAAAATGGTAGGCCAGAAGACATTAGTAATGACCAAGTCAGGTACAGTTACGATAATCTAATTGGCAGCAGCGCCCTGGAGGTTGATGGTGATGGTAAGGTTATTAGTATGGAGGAGTATTATCCGTATGGGGGTACCGCTATTTTAACGGCTCGCAGTCAGGCGGAAGTGAACTATAAAACGGTTCGCTACTCAGGCAAAGAGCGTGATGCAACCGGTTTGTATTACTATGGTTATCGATACTACCAGCCTTGGGTGGGCCGATGGCTCTCCTCAGACCCGGCAGGCACGGTAGATGGGTTAAATCTGTACAGGATGGTGCGAAATAATCCTGTATCCATGAAGGATAAAGATGGGCGTGTTGCGGAATGGCTTGACCTAGCATATCCACACAAGTCATGTGAAATTGTAGATCTTATGTATAAAAATAACCCAAAATTAAAGCAATATCATCAAAACTTTACGGAAGAAACAAAAAAAATACTTGATGAAACTAATGCGAATGAATCCATTCTTAAAGGACAAAAAAACGCTAAAATGAGAGAGAAGAAGTCGAGAGATATGACATTTACTAACGCAAAATTAAAGACCTATGCAGCACATGCTGGTTTTTTGAATCTATCCAGTAGTGAGACCCCGATATTTAGATCGGGATTTGTAAATTTACCTGGAAGCCTGAGAAATAAAAACACATTCCCGGGTGTCCGTTTGATAGAGCCAAAAATCAGAAGAGGGTTTGACGAGTACTCTCCAGAAAAACTAAAAACATCAGAAAAATGGAAGCCTGAAATAAGCCTTGGTTACTATCAAGTAAAAGATCTCGATGCTTTTATTAATGGAGTCAAAGACTTGTATTCATCTTCAGGTTCAAAGCTTCATGATATTGTTGAAGGAAGGATCAGAAATCATATTACGAACAATAATAATATATTACCAAAAATGGCCGGAATTGCAGGGCTTCACGCTGAAGTGCAGGCGCTGAACCATATCGTATCCATGTCTGATGCTGAAGGAACGACAGCCAGTAAACTTAGCTCCAGTTACATATATACTCAACGCTTGGTTGGTGACAGAAATAAGGATTTCCCTGCTTGCCATAACTGCTCAGGAATTATTAATGGACTTGAAAATGTCATGACAGGAAGAGTAAAAGACCACACAAGATTATTAAGAAGAAAATCCATCTGA
- a CDS encoding coproporphyrinogen-III oxidase family protein — MEIHLRPHNKIKFNAQFPIYNFFFPSQINIDKDLKLLDVLSHVNQGITSRALYFHFPFCETICSFCPFTKGIYKSENDIDRYVSAIIKEIKLKAKLIQADSVPVEAIFFGGGTPSLLSPEQIKRVGQAIIEHFDLSKLKEFSFEIEVKSLTLNKILAMKAIGVTHPRFGLQTFNKEWRQNFALTATLKQIKAASELLNENFHYVSFDILYGMHGQTIEEIKKDLDLAIELNTTNIDIYPIDNVMTQAKLHKLVSRKNYPITKAIDKHNMRIIIDKHMRKKGFMPHNGHGYFREIATKNIVSSNYSFVYHEHVYGYSDKDLIGFGVNAVSSIKNHVITNISGREAYINSINNNNIPCSISKHTDVMDLVKPLLLRLPYHGEVEKKRTNSKQLPAEFTSKLRSLIDCNLIEETEDLYKLTKEGWEWYSNIMYYLMPQIERNYISQFVYSELNKPGKNIVVDELIYD; from the coding sequence ATGGAAATACATTTAAGACCACATAATAAAATAAAATTCAATGCTCAATTCCCTATTTATAACTTCTTTTTTCCTAGTCAGATAAATATAGATAAAGATTTAAAATTACTAGATGTCTTATCACATGTAAATCAAGGTATAACAAGCAGAGCACTATATTTTCATTTTCCATTCTGTGAAACTATTTGTTCTTTTTGCCCTTTTACTAAAGGAATATATAAAAGTGAAAATGACATAGATCGTTATGTTTCTGCTATTATCAAAGAAATAAAATTAAAAGCAAAGCTCATTCAAGCTGATAGCGTTCCAGTTGAAGCCATATTTTTTGGTGGAGGTACTCCTTCACTACTTTCTCCAGAGCAAATTAAACGAGTTGGTCAAGCAATAATAGAGCATTTTGACCTATCCAAGCTTAAAGAGTTTTCATTCGAAATAGAAGTTAAAAGCCTAACTTTAAATAAAATATTAGCAATGAAGGCTATCGGGGTTACTCATCCAAGGTTTGGATTACAAACATTCAATAAGGAATGGCGTCAAAATTTTGCACTAACAGCCACTTTAAAACAAATAAAAGCAGCAAGTGAACTTCTTAACGAGAATTTTCATTATGTATCTTTTGATATACTATATGGAATGCATGGTCAGACAATAGAAGAAATAAAAAAAGACCTCGACCTTGCAATTGAACTTAATACAACTAACATCGACATTTATCCCATAGATAATGTAATGACACAAGCTAAGCTACATAAATTAGTTTCACGTAAAAATTACCCCATAACCAAAGCAATTGATAAACATAATATGAGAATTATAATTGACAAGCACATGAGAAAAAAAGGATTCATGCCGCATAATGGACATGGCTACTTTCGAGAAATAGCAACAAAAAATATCGTTTCAAGTAATTACAGCTTTGTATATCATGAACATGTTTACGGTTACTCTGATAAAGATCTAATCGGATTTGGAGTAAATGCAGTTTCATCAATTAAAAATCATGTCATTACAAATATATCAGGACGAGAGGCATATATAAACTCAATCAACAATAATAATATCCCTTGCTCAATATCAAAACACACGGACGTAATGGATTTGGTAAAACCATTACTCTTAAGGTTACCCTATCATGGTGAAGTAGAGAAAAAACGAACTAACTCTAAACAATTACCTGCTGAATTCACCTCTAAATTACGCTCTCTTATTGATTGTAACCTTATAGAGGAAACAGAAGATCTATACAAGTTAACAAAAGAAGGTTGGGAGTGGTACAGCAATATAATGTATTATTTAATGCCTCAGATAGAAAGGAATTATATAAGTCAATTTGTTTATAGTGAACTTAATAAGCCAGGAAAAAACATTGTCGTGGATGAATTAATATATGATTAA
- a CDS encoding MFS transporter, which translates to MRSVTLLLASNFLTKIGNYSTEVIIFLFALELSEENYTLVGIIYLIRFIPYLLCGPIGGWLADSFNKKMLMTSVEAVRCILLISLYLLFNYQMVSVTLFILILSLLTITRTVFQPAFQSSIPLLASQDKLVKINSINQVLEEVGSLLGPLLTAVIISKHNKEAVLLIDALSYFISFFLILLIQFNFVTKSKVTLRKFSIKNVLYETLNHFRYLTKFNQDLIQIIVKSSICILCVASLLRFILPAYILNLTDSEKLVSYSFSALALGTIIGGLTFSKLQFKITAVNTMKSWLLYGLLFFSLAFITKIEFIILTLVILGFVGAFVDIFLVSFIQKRSNDNNIGKNFSLFSTLANTGESASGILGGFLAAISLKYALVILSSFVIITPLVNRLNKKHQGLDKVSTDK; encoded by the coding sequence ATGCGTAGTGTAACCCTACTTTTAGCCTCAAATTTTCTAACAAAAATAGGTAACTACTCTACAGAAGTTATCATCTTTCTATTTGCGTTAGAACTATCAGAAGAAAACTACACTCTAGTTGGCATTATTTACCTTATTAGATTCATACCATATCTTTTATGTGGTCCTATCGGTGGGTGGCTAGCTGACAGCTTCAATAAAAAGATGCTAATGACTTCTGTCGAAGCGGTCAGATGTATATTACTTATTTCCCTATATCTACTCTTTAATTATCAGATGGTAAGCGTAACCCTGTTTATCCTTATACTTAGCCTTTTAACAATAACAAGAACTGTTTTTCAACCAGCATTCCAATCATCCATCCCCCTATTAGCATCTCAAGATAAACTTGTAAAAATAAACTCAATAAACCAAGTTTTGGAAGAAGTCGGAAGTTTATTAGGACCGCTATTAACAGCGGTAATAATATCAAAGCATAATAAAGAAGCTGTGTTACTTATTGACGCATTATCTTATTTTATTTCTTTTTTCTTAATACTACTTATCCAATTTAATTTCGTAACCAAATCCAAAGTCACATTAAGAAAATTCAGCATTAAAAACGTCTTATATGAAACATTAAATCACTTTAGATATTTAACCAAGTTCAATCAAGACCTAATACAGATTATTGTCAAATCTTCTATATGTATACTCTGTGTCGCATCGTTATTAAGGTTTATTTTACCTGCATATATACTTAATTTAACTGATAGTGAAAAGCTCGTTAGCTATTCTTTTTCAGCTCTAGCATTAGGTACAATTATTGGTGGCCTAACTTTTTCTAAACTACAATTTAAAATAACGGCAGTTAATACAATGAAATCATGGTTATTATATGGCTTATTATTCTTTTCTTTGGCTTTTATAACTAAAATTGAATTTATCATCCTTACACTAGTTATACTAGGGTTCGTTGGAGCATTTGTGGATATTTTTCTGGTATCTTTTATTCAAAAGAGAAGCAATGATAATAATATTGGTAAAAATTTCAGTCTTTTCTCTACACTAGCAAACACTGGAGAGTCTGCATCTGGAATCTTAGGCGGCTTTTTAGCAGCGATTAGCCTAAAATACGCTTTAGTTATATTATCAAGTTTTGTGATCATCACACCACTTGTTAATAGGCTTAATAAGAAACATCAAGGTTTAGATAAAGTATCAACAGATAAGTGA